GCGGGCACGACCGAGGTAGTCGAGGCCGTCGTTGGTGATCTTGTCGATCGCCTGGAAGAGGACGAACCCGCTCAGCACCTGGATCGCGGGGACCGCACCCAGGTACGCCGTCCCGAAGACGTGACGCACCATCGGCTCGGCGACGAGGACGAGGCCGACGATCCCGGGGAGGTAGAGCAGACAGATCCCCTCGAACGTCGACTCGTAGAGGCGGGCGGCGCTCTCTAGCTGCTCACCGGCCTTCCGCTCGCCGTAGGTTGGCGAGACGGTGAACCCGAGCGCCTGCGCCGGCGCCATCACGAAGTCGGCGATCTGTTTCGCGAGCGTGTAGTAGCCGACGGCGACCGGGGTGAGAAAGAAGCCGATCAGGACGAGGTCGACGCGCTTGTAGAGCACGTTCGCGCTCCGAGTGACCGTGAGCGGGACGCTGTACTCGGCGATCCTGCGGGGCAGATCGTAACCGATCGCGGGCGCCCGCTCGTACGCCGAGAGGGTTCGGTGGAGCATGACCAGCCCCACGACGCTCGCCACCGCGTACCCCGCGATGTAGCCGAAGAGCGCGCCGAGTGCGCCGAACCCGACGGCGACGAGTCCGAGGACGAACCCGAGCGTGCCGAGGTTCGTCACCACGACGACGATGGCGCTGAGATCGACGCGGTTGAACCCCTGGAAGACGAGGTGGAGGTAGCCGTTGAGCGCGCTGAAGACGATATACCCGAACCCCAGGAGCAGGAACGGGGCGAGCGCGGGTTCGCCTATCGCGCGCGCGATCGGGCCGCTCGCGGCCGCGACGACGATCGCAGTGATTCCCACCGTGACCGCGTTGTAGCCCATCGACACCCGGACGATGTGTGGGACCTGCCCCGGGTCCGTCTCCCTGTACTCGGCGACGTAGCGAGCGGCCGATTTCGGAAAGCCCAGCTGTCCGAACAGCAGCGCGACGCTGAACACCGAGATGGCGAGAAAGAGCAGGCCGTACTCACCGGGGGTGAGAAAGAGGCGGACGAGGACGATCACGAGCGCCCCTTGGACGACGACGCGAACGATGTCGGCG
This region of Halalkalicoccus sp. CGA53 genomic DNA includes:
- a CDS encoding flippase, coding for MAPSDGAIEGLKATLVADIVRVVVQGALVIVLVRLFLTPGEYGLLFLAISVFSVALLFGQLGFPKSAARYVAEYRETDPGQVPHIVRVSMGYNAVTVGITAIVVAAASGPIARAIGEPALAPFLLLGFGYIVFSALNGYLHLVFQGFNRVDLSAIVVVVTNLGTLGFVLGLVAVGFGALGALFGYIAGYAVASVVGLVMLHRTLSAYERAPAIGYDLPRRIAEYSVPLTVTRSANVLYKRVDLVLIGFFLTPVAVGYYTLAKQIADFVMAPAQALGFTVSPTYGERKAGEQLESAARLYESTFEGICLLYLPGIVGLVLVAEPMVRHVFGTAYLGAVPAIQVLSGFVLFQAIDKITNDGLDYLGRARARAIAKGATGVLNFVLSLLLIPVVGIVGAAAATVFSFGLMVAFNVYVIHTELGLDLARMARSLAHVSLIALAMGAVVWLSVPLATNILALFAVVGLGLLVWLVAASFFGMVDPREPMTLIS